AGCTACATTGACCTTTGATGCCGTGCCAGATCTTACATTGACGGGTACAGTGGCTCAAGTCGATCCACTTGGGACCGTCAGTCAAGGGGTGGTGACTTATGGAGTCAAGATTACTCTCGATACACAGGATGCTCAGGTCAAGCCTGGCATGACGGTCACTGCTAGTATTATGACTGATTCAAAAGTCGACACTCTCATCGTGCCAAGCTCAGCGGTCAAAACTCAAGGTAGTAATTCAACTGTCCAAGTTCTCACTGGCTTTACTTATGATCCAGCCAATCCGCAAGTCAGCACCAAAGAAAAGCCTACTTCTGTCACTGTCCAGACCGGTCTCTCAAATGACGAAAATGTAGAAATCACTTACGGTCTAAATGAGGGTGATGCTATTGTGGTGCGCAGTATTTCGTCAGCCGCAGCCAAGACCTCAGCGTCGACTTCTAAGACCCCTACAGCCACAAGTCTTCTAGGTGGGCAAGGTGGCGGGGCAAGACAAATTCGCGGGAACTAGCAAAATAAACTTATATGAACGTAATCGAATGTAAAAACATTACTAAGGTCTACAAAAACGGAGACACAGAAACGACTGTGCTCAAGGGTGTTTCGCTTTCAATTGAAGAAGGTGAGTTTGTGGCCATCATGGGGCCTTCTGGTTCAGGCAAATCTACCCTAATGCATATCTTAGGGGCCTTGGACACTCCCACTTCAGGAACCTATTTTCTTGGAGGCGAAGATGTTTCGAAGCTGTCAGATGATGAATTGGCGGATATTCGCAGCCGAAAAATTGGCTTTGTGTTTCAGGCCTTCAATCTTCTGTCGCGCGCCACAGTCATCCGAAATGTGATTTTGCCATTGGTCTATGCGGGAGTTAGTTCGGAAAAACGGGAACTGAAAGCCGAAAAAGCGCTCGTTTCGGCTGGACTGGACAGAAATCGCTGGGGGCATCTTTCCAACCAGCTTTCTGGAGGACAGATCCAACGCGTTGCCATTGCTAGGGCCTTGGTCAACGATCCATCCCTGATTATGGCCGATGAGCCGACGGGCAACTTGGATTCAAAAACTGGAGAGATAGTGCTCGGCACCTTTCAGCATCTAAATGAAGAGCAGGGCAGGACCATTATCCTTATTACTCACGAAAAAGAAGTGGCCGAGCATGCCGACAGGATTATTCACATCCGGGACGGTATGATCTTGGAGGATAGTAAAAATAAAGACAAGCGGGTGATTGATAAAAATATCCTCAAATAAAACTGACTAAATTATTTTATGACTATTAAAGATTTATTTCACGAAACATCCTCAGCTCTTCTGGGCAACAAAGTCCGGTCCTCGCTTACCATGTTGGGTATTGTGATTGGAATTGCTTCGGTTATTGCCATGCTGGCTATAGGAAAAGGTGCGACCAATTCCATCCAGTCAAGCATTCAGTCGCTGGGGTCCAATCTGATCATTGTTTCTCCGGGTGCTCAGAGGGGGCCTGGTTTTCAAGTTTCAACTGGCCGCGGCGCGGCTCAATCTTTGACTCTGGATGATGCGACAGCTATTAAAAAAAGTATCAGCGAGGTCTCGGCTGCGGCTCCAGAAGTCACCAGCCGCAAGCAAGTAGTGGCCAAGGGCACCAATACCAATACTTCAGTTATCGGTACAGTACCGGACTACACCGTCGTCAGAAATTTAGAAATTGATGAGGGTTCTTTTATCACGGATGAAAATGTAGCCAGTCTGGCTAAAGTGGCGGTCATCGGCCCCACCACCAGGGATGATCTTTTTGGGGTGGGTGGAGAAGCTATGGGTCAAAGCATTAGAATTAACGGAGCGATTTTTAAAATTATTGGTGTGACCAAGTCAAAAGGCGGCTCGGGTTTTAACAATCCCGACGATGCCATCTATGTACCTATTTCGGTGGCCCAGCAAATATTTACCGGAAACAAATATGTCACGGCTATCAGCGTTCAAGCTGACACTAAAGAAGACATGACCTTGGCGCAAAATGACATTACCAGCCTTTTGCTAGCGCGTCACAATATTTCCAATCCTGCTCTAGCTGATTTTAGTACCATCAATCAGTCTGATATTGTTTCAGCTGCTTCGACCGTCACCAACACTCTCTCATACCTGTTGGCTTCGGTGGCGGGTATTTCTTTGGTGGTGGGGGGTATTGGTATTATGAACATGATGCTCACTACCGTGACAGAGCGTACTCGTGAGATAGGTCTACGCAAGGCTATAGGGGCTAAAAAAGGAGACATCAGCAACCAATTTTTGGTGGAGGCGGTCCTGCTCACCATGATAGGGGGTACGGTCGGGGTGGTGCTGGGCTGGCTGATAGCCTTCGGTATATCTAGTACGGGAATACTCCAAGCCTCCATGAGTATTTCGTCCATTCTGCTTGCCTTTGGAGTGTCTGCGGGTATCGGTATTGCCTTCGGGTACTATCCAGCCCGCCGAGCCTCTGGTCTAAATCCGATCGAGGCGTTGAGATATGAGTAATCAAACGAAATAAATCATTATTCAGTAAGTAGTAAGTGTGTAAGCAAGAGTTTGTGTATAAATAAAAATATGAAAGAAAAAAATTCAAAAAATAAAGCAATAGCGGTGATTGTGGCAGTGATCGTGTTGGTGGGAGTCTTTTTTGGTGGAACAGCCTATGGCAAAACTCAGGCCGCTCCTCAAGGTGGTGGCCGTGGACAATTTGCGGCTGGGAGTAGGACTGGTGGCGGTATCGGCATGATGGGTCAAAATGGTGCCGTGGTTGCGGGGAACGCTCGTCAGGGTATGGGTGCTGGATTTGCAAGTGGCACTATCCTTTCTAGGGATGCCTCAGGCATCACAGTCAAGCTGGCAAATGGAGGATCAAGAATCATATTGGTTTCTAGCTCGACTCCAGTTTTAAAGTCTGTGGCTGGCACAATTGATGACCTCACAGTGGGAGAGACAGTCCTAGTCCAAGGAACTACAAATACTGACGGGAGTGTTACGGCTCAGTCAGTGCAGATACGGCCGGGCAAATAAGTAAAATAAAACAAAACCCTGTCCTCGAAATGCACACGTTCCGGCCTGCTGGCCGGCCGCTCTGCTCGGAGCCAAGCTCCTGCGCAAGGCATTTCTCGAACAGGGTTTTGTTTTATTTTTAACTAGTAATTTCCTCCCTCTGGCCCTTCGCCGGCGTGGCAACACGTTGGCAGGTCAGGGGGATTTTTGTATGAAGCAGGACATGTGGATGCAGACTGATTTAGTTGACACTTGCTAGGATTGTGGTAGTTTTTTGTATAGAAAACAATGAAAGTAAACTAGGATTTTTATGGTTAAACCATTTGTCGGTACGTTCTTTGTAGTGACGGAATACTCGATTTTCGGTGTTGAGGTGTCGGACCTGGTGTCCAGCCCAAAGGTGATCAAAATGGCCATTCGTTCAAATTGCGAGTTTGGGAGGCATCGGGTGGTGCCAGTGGGCGGTGTCCTTCTCGGGGGCTTTTATTTGGGCATTACCCTTGAGGGCTGCGTAAAGTATGGCATGAAACGACATCAGCGAGCGCCACTCGACACACCCCCGAAGCGGGTTGAGGAGCTCAGCAAGAGTAGGAAGGCCATGCAGACCTTTCCTCCGATCGGATTTTTCTTTGATCGGAACGCTGCGGATTCCTGTTTTGAGTCGGACTCTCACGATGTCTTCGACCTCGATTGGCAGAGTTCCACACAGGACGTGTTGAGGGCCATTGGGCCAAACCATCCGCTGATCACCATCTCGACCGAAGGGCCGTTTGCCATACCGCGGCATCTTTACGCTGAGGTCGAGGATTCGGCCACAGCCCGGTCATGACACACATAGAAAAACCAAAAAGATCGCGCAGTGTAGCATGCTCCGCGGTCTTTTTTCTAACTCAATTTTTGTGATATAGTGACCCCACATATTATTTATGAAACTCTCCCACATCCGCAATTTTAGTATCATAGCCCACATCGATCATGGCAAGTCCACTTTGGCTGATCGCATGCTCGAAATTACGCACACTATTGAAAAGCGTAAAATGCATGATCGAGTGCTAGACGATATGGAGCTTGAGCAGGAGAAGGGCATCACTATCAAGATGCGTCCAGTCCGCATGGAGTATGCTCCAAAAAATGAAGAGGCAAATGTGGGAGGTGGCGGAAAATATATTTTGAACCTCATTGACACTCCTGGGCACATCGACTTTTTTTATGAGGTTTCGCGAGCTCTCAAGGCGGTGGAAGGGTGTATTTTATTGGTAGATGCGACTCAAGGGGTCCAGGCTCAGACTTTGACTACCCTAGAGATGGCTCGCAATGCAGGCCTCACCATTATTCCAGTTTTATCTAAAATGGATTCGCCTCTGGCCCGCATTGATGATATTAAAATGGAAGTTATCAAACTCCTCGATTGTCAGCCAGATGAGATTTTGTGTACTTCAGGCAAGACGGGTGAAGGAGTAGAGGAGCTTTTACAAGAAATAGTCCGTCGTGTACCGCCACCCCATGAAGAATTTGTCGATAGTCAGAGTTTTCGTTCGCTCGTGTTTGATTTTCAATATTCTAACCACAAAGGGGTGATAGTGTACGTGCGTGTCCTCGATGGGACCATTTCCAAAGATGCTCCGCTCGTCTTTAAAATTGCGAATGAAAAATTTACCGCGCTTGAAGTGGGGATTTTTGCGCCAGTCGAGACTCCGTGTGAAAAACTTTCAGCCGGAGATATTGGCTATATTGTCACAGGCATCAAGAGGCCGGGTATTGCTTCAGTGGGGGATACGGTCACGTCTTTGCGTTCTCCTTTGCCCGAGTTGCCCGGATACATGAGTCCAGCGCCAGTGGTCTGGGCGTCTATTTATCCAGAGAGTCAGGACGATTTTGATCTCTTTCGTCAGGCGCTGGGTAAGCTCCGTCTTTCCGATTCATCTTTTACTTATGAAGAAGAAGCCTCCGGCTCGCTCGGACGCGGTTTTCGTTGTGGTTTTCTCGGGTTGCTTCATCTTGAAATTATCACCGAGCGTTTAAAGCGCGAGTTTCGGCTCAACCTCATCATTGCCACGCCGTCTATTACTTATGAAGTGACCTACAAAAACGGTCAGACTAAAACCATTTATTCGCCATCCCTTTTCCCTGATTTGCACGAGGTGACTGAGGTGCGCGAACCATGGGTCAAGGTCAAGATTATCAGTCCTTCAGAATATCTCGGGGCTATCATGCCGATGCTCTATGATCATGAGGCTGAAGCTTCAGAGACTGAAACTTTTGGAGACGGTCGCACCGCATTGACGATCAGAATGCCTTTGCGTGAGCTGATGCGGGGTTTTTTTGATGAATTAAAAAGTGTGTCGTCCGGTTTTGGGTCATTGTCCTACGAGTTTGAAGGCATGCGTCTCGCTGACGTCTGCCGGCTAGATATTTTAGTGGCTGACGAGCCGGTCATCGCTTTTGCTCGCGTGGTTTCGACTCGACGTGTCGAAGAAGACGCCGAAAAAGCCGTAGAAAAACTTTACAATATTTTACCTCAACAGATGTTTACGACTAAAATTCAGGGCCGAGGGCTTGGACGGATTATTGCTTCCCGTACTCTCTCAGCTATGCGTAAAGACGTCACTCAGCACATGTATGGAGGCGATATCACTCGCAAAATGAAACTCCGCGAAAAGCAGAAAAAAGGTAAAAAGAAAATGGCCGAGCGCGGCAAAGGAAATGTGAATATTCCGCACGAAACTTTTTTGAAGATGATGAAGACAAACGAATAAAAAATCCGTATACACTCTCCGGAGCACGCGTAAAAGTCTGCTGACTTTTCTGCTCTGCTCGGCGCCGACGCGCCTGCGCAAGTCTCCGTCAAGCGTATACGGATTTTTTATTCGAAAGATTGGGATACTCCGACTATCTCAACCCTGGGATATATAGCAAGATCATGCTCAAAGCGATCAAAATGCAGAGGACGGCCCAGATAATACTGACAGTTTTTTTGTGTTTTTTGTTGAAAATCATAGATGTGTACTATAATACAGGTTAATGAGAGAATTTCAAGAAAAACGGACGGCTAGACGGCGCTTGTATTCTAAGACCACGGCTGTTATTTTACTGATTTTGATTGTCTTGGTCGGGCGGGGCACTTGGAATATTTATCAAAAAGAAAGGGAAAGTGCCTTGGCCGCCGCTAGAGCCAAAGCTGAGCTCACTCAGCTACAGACGCGTCAGGCCGATCTTTCCAAAAAATTGACTTACATAAAGACAGATGCGGGGGTTGAAGAGGAGATTCGCCAGGATTTTCAGGTAGCCAAAGAGGGTGAGCAGGTTTTTGTGATAGTAGATGCTTCGACTAGCGAGGCCTCGTCCACTGGTAGTGGCGGCTGGTGGGGCCAGATCTGGCACTGGGGGACGAGTTTGTTTGGAAAGCAAGGTGGTAATGAGTAGAAAGTAATAAAGTAATCATTTGCGGGTATGGTTCAGTGGTAGAACATGTGCTTCCCAAGCATAGGACGCGAGTTCGATTCTCGCTACCCGCTCAACGGAAAGCTATCTGATGTAGAAAGCGACAAAAAGATTTGTGATCGATTAATTACATCGGGGCATTGGAGTCCATTGGAACATATAGCACAAGCTATGAATGACTTGGAAAGGAGTGGTAATTTTGTGGGTTGGAAGCAGTACAGGAAGGAGTTTCAAGATGAGGGTGGTGGCGACTATTCATAAAGAGGTAATACGATGCTTTTTTGACAAGTTTAGATATTTGATGTCTTTTGTCGTATCCACTTTACAATAGTCATAAAGTTGTATAGGATCATACTATCGCTTAACAACTAACAAAACTTAAATGGAAAACACCGAGAATAGCAAAATTGAGACAATAGACATTACCCCAGATAAAAGCATATATCACAAAATTGGCGAGGCTAACTATTCGATATCTGATGCGATAGCAGAATTGGTAGATAATTCAATTGACGCAACCAATGATGAGGGTGTCGAAATCCACATTGTTTTGAATAAGAAAGACGAGAAGATAACGATAGAAGATAATGGGAAAGGAATGAGTAAAGAAGTTGCTTCAAAAAGTTTAGTCCTCGCTCATTCAAAGAAGCATGATGCGTTAGGTGAATTTGGTTTGGGATTAAAATCTGCATGTACAAGTCTCGGAACGGTTTTTAGTATAACGAGTACTCCTGAGGGATCGGAAGAAAGATATACTCTTGAATATAATAAGGAAAAATTTTTACAATCGAGCGATTGGCATCATTACCCCCTTGCTATTTCAAAAGCACAGAAAAATGAGCATGGGACAAAAATAGAGATTAGTCATCTGAAGGTTAAATTATATGACGCATTAGTGACTCGTCTAAAAGATGATTTGGCTAAAAGATATGGACCATATATTGAACACAATCATGTTGTGATCAAGGTTGGTTTGAAAAGAGAGACGGCAAAACCTTGCATACCAAGTGAAGTTAAACTTGTCGATGGTTTAAAGAAGGAATTCTCCTTCATGCTTACTAAGGGCAGTATGATAACTGGTTGGTACGGACTTTTCGAGGTTGGATCTCAAAAGCAGAGCGGTTTCAACATGTTTCGTAGAGGTCGACTAATAAGAGCGTCTGAAAAACTTGGATACAATTATCACCCTAACCTGATGAGTATTACTGGTGATATCAATCTAGATTCTGTCCCAGTAACTCACAATAAAAGGGAATTTATAGTTGAATCGTCAGAGTTTAAGGAGTTTATAGAAAAGTTTTGGGGTGATCAGACGGAAAAATATCTTGGTTACAAAATCAAAGGCAAAATGATTGACGAAATAACTAAACTTGCAAGAGATAGGTCTAGTCAGGAAAAAGCTGATGATAATATGCCTACTGAAAAGAAAGAAACAATAAAAAATAATCTGTTAAATGCTCTGAATCGTATAGACGAATTTAAGGAGTTAGCTTATCCGGACTTGTATCAAGCCAAAAAAAGGTCGTCAAAAGGTGTAGAGGATCTAAAAGAAGCTAGAGAATCCGATTTACGAGTTGCAAGGGAAGAAGAAGTTAAACCTACAGAGGAGGAAAGAAATCAACGGACACCTAAGAAGACTCAGCCCAAAACAGCCAAGTTTATTATGGTCGGTGGTAAGAAATTCAAATTTGATTTTTTTCTAAAAAATCTTGCTAATGACACGATCGACAAAGAGACAATTATTAACCAAGAAAATGTAGTTGAAATATACATAAATACCGGTTTCAAGGGTTACAGCCTGACGAAGGATACTGACTATTATTCAACCCATCATATTGCAGAAGCTATTGCTGAACTTTATGTGAAGGAAACAAACCAAAAAATTGAAAGGGTTTTTGAGTTAAGGAATAGCCTTATATATGGCGTAGCTTCATTAATCTATGAAGAAGAAGAATATAAGAGATTAGAAAAATCGGAGCGAGAACTTACTGCTATTGCGGAAAAGAAGCGGGAAATTGAAGGAAAAAGGTCACAGACAAGTTTAAAAGCAAAATAAATATAAAATGAACACAAATAAAAAAGATTTATGGCCAAGAGATAGATACACCGGACCCGGTGGCGGATTATATACGGGACCCGGTGGAGGGCTATACACTGGTCCTGGAGGAGGTGCTTATTCGGGTCCGGGCGGAGGATTGTATTCCGGTCCTGGCGGTGGAATGTATACGGGTCCGGGTGGGGGTTTATATTCTGGACCAGA
This genomic stretch from Candidatus Paceibacterota bacterium harbors:
- a CDS encoding ATP-binding protein; translation: MENTENSKIETIDITPDKSIYHKIGEANYSISDAIAELVDNSIDATNDEGVEIHIVLNKKDEKITIEDNGKGMSKEVASKSLVLAHSKKHDALGEFGLGLKSACTSLGTVFSITSTPEGSEERYTLEYNKEKFLQSSDWHHYPLAISKAQKNEHGTKIEISHLKVKLYDALVTRLKDDLAKRYGPYIEHNHVVIKVGLKRETAKPCIPSEVKLVDGLKKEFSFMLTKGSMITGWYGLFEVGSQKQSGFNMFRRGRLIRASEKLGYNYHPNLMSITGDINLDSVPVTHNKREFIVESSEFKEFIEKFWGDQTEKYLGYKIKGKMIDEITKLARDRSSQEKADDNMPTEKKETIKNNLLNALNRIDEFKELAYPDLYQAKKRSSKGVEDLKEARESDLRVAREEEVKPTEEERNQRTPKKTQPKTAKFIMVGGKKFKFDFFLKNLANDTIDKETIINQENVVEIYINTGFKGYSLTKDTDYYSTHHIAEAIAELYVKETNQKIERVFELRNSLIYGVASLIYEEEEYKRLEKSERELTAIAEKKREIEGKRSQTSLKAK
- the lepA gene encoding translation elongation factor 4 is translated as MKLSHIRNFSIIAHIDHGKSTLADRMLEITHTIEKRKMHDRVLDDMELEQEKGITIKMRPVRMEYAPKNEEANVGGGGKYILNLIDTPGHIDFFYEVSRALKAVEGCILLVDATQGVQAQTLTTLEMARNAGLTIIPVLSKMDSPLARIDDIKMEVIKLLDCQPDEILCTSGKTGEGVEELLQEIVRRVPPPHEEFVDSQSFRSLVFDFQYSNHKGVIVYVRVLDGTISKDAPLVFKIANEKFTALEVGIFAPVETPCEKLSAGDIGYIVTGIKRPGIASVGDTVTSLRSPLPELPGYMSPAPVVWASIYPESQDDFDLFRQALGKLRLSDSSFTYEEEASGSLGRGFRCGFLGLLHLEIITERLKREFRLNLIIATPSITYEVTYKNGQTKTIYSPSLFPDLHEVTEVREPWVKVKIISPSEYLGAIMPMLYDHEAEASETETFGDGRTALTIRMPLRELMRGFFDELKSVSSGFGSLSYEFEGMRLADVCRLDILVADEPVIAFARVVSTRRVEEDAEKAVEKLYNILPQQMFTTKIQGRGLGRIIASRTLSAMRKDVTQHMYGGDITRKMKLREKQKKGKKKMAERGKGNVNIPHETFLKMMKTNE
- a CDS encoding ABC transporter ATP-binding protein; amino-acid sequence: MNVIECKNITKVYKNGDTETTVLKGVSLSIEEGEFVAIMGPSGSGKSTLMHILGALDTPTSGTYFLGGEDVSKLSDDELADIRSRKIGFVFQAFNLLSRATVIRNVILPLVYAGVSSEKRELKAEKALVSAGLDRNRWGHLSNQLSGGQIQRVAIARALVNDPSLIMADEPTGNLDSKTGEIVLGTFQHLNEEQGRTIILITHEKEVAEHADRIIHIRDGMILEDSKNKDKRVIDKNILK
- a CDS encoding septum formation initiator family protein; this translates as MREFQEKRTARRRLYSKTTAVILLILIVLVGRGTWNIYQKERESALAAARAKAELTQLQTRQADLSKKLTYIKTDAGVEEEIRQDFQVAKEGEQVFVIVDASTSEASSTGSGGWWGQIWHWGTSLFGKQGGNE
- a CDS encoding ABC transporter permease; translation: MTIKDLFHETSSALLGNKVRSSLTMLGIVIGIASVIAMLAIGKGATNSIQSSIQSLGSNLIIVSPGAQRGPGFQVSTGRGAAQSLTLDDATAIKKSISEVSAAAPEVTSRKQVVAKGTNTNTSVIGTVPDYTVVRNLEIDEGSFITDENVASLAKVAVIGPTTRDDLFGVGGEAMGQSIRINGAIFKIIGVTKSKGGSGFNNPDDAIYVPISVAQQIFTGNKYVTAISVQADTKEDMTLAQNDITSLLLARHNISNPALADFSTINQSDIVSAASTVTNTLSYLLASVAGISLVVGGIGIMNMMLTTVTERTREIGLRKAIGAKKGDISNQFLVEAVLLTMIGGTVGVVLGWLIAFGISSTGILQASMSISSILLAFGVSAGIGIAFGYYPARRASGLNPIEALRYE